In the genome of Juglans microcarpa x Juglans regia isolate MS1-56 chromosome 6S, Jm3101_v1.0, whole genome shotgun sequence, the window TTTTATTATAgacataataaaaaatgaatttgagaACTCAAGATTCAAGGTGTTGTCGCCGATTTTTGGGTCTTCTACGCAGCAGATTTTGGGTCTTCTGTTGCTGGATCGTTGGGGTGAGGACAGagaatggaaaaaaatttgGCGCtcatgggaaagaaaaaaagagggtgAGGACAGAGAAATTTCAAAATGGAGACACTGAAAGTCGCACCACCAGGATCAAACTCCCTAATCTAAAAATCTGAGTGTGAAATTTGAGGCTGGAGCCGTAGTAATGTTGTATTCCAACTTTGAGAAATCCCCAAAATCGCACGGTTCATTTTCCTCTCTCGCCGTTCTTTGACTCTATACATGATTTTGGAAATCCCAGTTTCGAAATCGAGTCTGGAGACTTCGAAGTCACCTTCCACAGTCACTGCATCTTCCTCTTGTATATCACCAATTCGATCTTCTAATTGGTTGAAGCTTTCCTGAAAGTTGCTAGCAAATTCGTCAAGGGACTGTTGAAATACTTGGTGCATTTTGTTTTGGCTCTCCCGAAAATCCTTCAGATGTTGTTGAAGAACATTGAAGCGTTGAAGATTGTGTTCCATTAGCTCTTTGATATTGAGTAAGGATGAGATGATGTTTTCCATTCTCACGgattgatgaagccaatgccaagGAAAGATTGGCTCTGGATACTACTTGTAACACACCTGATAGTAGGTGTTTGGGTGACTAGAAAATATAcgagaaaatacaaaaaaattactcacttcgaggggagcacctccattgaagaaatgaagaagattaTAAGAGAATGAGAAGTAGCATTTGCATTAACTTTTCTGGATAGGTCATTTCGGTAGCTACAGTGAACATATATGCTAGAACCTTGCCCAACATCTGGAAAAGGCCTCAACCTTAATAAAACATGACCCAAAACTAATAACTAACAGActagataaaaagaaataacaagCTAACGGCCCAGCTTCTCTATGGTCCACTTCCTTACAtaacataaagaaaaacaacaagTAAAGTAATAGGCCCAAATTGGCCCATGGCCCATGTATACTGTTCTTGGACTGTGACACAAACGGTATATGCTCATTAGTATGTGTTTGTATGTGTATCTATACGCACATACATATTTTCCAACCATTACAAAGTATAGCTGTTTTATAATGAGCATAATGGCAATGGGTATATACCATCATTTGAGTTACTAAGGCAAATGAATTGAGTAATTTAATAATGGTAATGTTTCTTGTTAGATGGTGTATGGTTCTGTTTGTTGATCCTCGATGTTATCAGAACTCATGATTTGTAAATCCTTTGCTGCCTAAAATAGCATCATTCATGTTGCTTGCTGTTTTCCTCACTTCCCCAATCTTGTGTCAATCATGTTTGTTTTGTCTTTAGACCCGCTTGACAATATGTGAGGGACATGATGGAACTGAGACATCAAATGGAGATGTACTAATCTTTCCAGAGATGATCAGATACAGGTAAATTTCTTGCTCATTCAGCATCTATTGAGATGCTTTTTTTAGCTCTCCCTCAAATTTAATGCTGACAGAATTTAGTGAAAAATGCAGGAGATTGACACATTTTGATGTTGACACGTTCGTCGAGGAAGTGCTTGTTAAGGATGTTGAATGGCTTCCTGGAACTCCTGAAACATTAAAGGGTGCCTATGTTTTTGTATGTTCTCATATGTCCCAGGATCGCCGTTGTGGAGTTTGTGGACCTGCCCTTGTCAGTAGATTCAAAGGAGAGATAGAACTACATGGTCTTCAAAGTACAGTGTCTGTTAGCCCATGCTCACACATTGGAGGCCATAAGTATGCAggaaatattatcatatttagaTCCAATCTCAATGGAGAAGTCACTGGGCACTGGTAAGGGGATTGTTAATCGGTCTGTTTTTACTGCTTCCATTTTTTTATCTGTTATCTAGCAGGTGTGGTTTTTCGTCCTTCATTCAAACAGTATATagtttattgaaaacaaattcATAAAATCTGTAGGTATGGTTATGTTACTCCAGAGGATGTACCTGCATTGCTTGAGCAGCATGTTGTGAAAGGAGATATTGTAGATAGGTTGTGGAGGTAATCTTTTTTGTACCTTCCTCTTTCTATGTTTTTTGGTAAACTGTAGGATTGCTTTCAGCAGTTTGCATTTATCGCATTTGTTTAGTTATCCCCTTAGTTAATCTAGAAGCAGACTACAGCGAACTGGATCCACTTATGATACTGCTTTTAGCTGTAGGAATGTTGGGAGGTACAATTTTgggttgctaaaaaaaataaaataatgataacgAAAGTGGTAATTGGGAATTGGTGGTTTACCCATGTAGAGCCAAGAGCacgggctcgtttggatagtgagatgagatgagatgaaatggttttagatgagttgaataaaatattattagaatattattttttaatattattattattttaagatttgaaaaagttgaattgtttattatattttgtataggaacttgggaaagttgtaataatgagatgagatgagatgggttgagagtgtttctgtatccaaacggggcatAGAGTTTATTGTATAGTGTCACATATATGCTGCTCCATTTTCTATCTCCAAGTATGATTTAATTGGGATTGTTGGCTAGGCCTTAATGAAACATTTGATGCTGAGTTCAGGGGGCAAATGGGTTTATCAGAAGAAGAACAGAAGAAATCTCAAGAACTAAGGCTCCAGTTGAATGGAGAGATAAATGTAGAACAAAAGACTGAAGAACTGACACAAACACACCAGAGTGAGACGCTCACTGCTGCCTGTAGACCTCAAGTTGAGGTATTGGCGGGTTGCCAGGAAAAGGGAAAGTCCAACTGCTGTCAGAACCCTGTGTTAGAAGAAAAGCTAGACAGTCTTGATGCCAATGTGGGTACAGCAAAGGCGACGGCCCAAAAAAAGAACAGCAAGAAACTAAATTTCCGGATGAATAGTGGTAAAGGTGCTAGTACACGCAAAGTTTGTGCCATGCCAACATGTTTCGAGAGCTGGGAGCGTGAAGATACCTATGCAGCTCTTGCTGTTGTTTGTGCTGCGGCTTCAGTTGCCATTGCCTATAGTTGCTACAAACAGCTGAGATAAAACTCCCAATCAAATGGTTGTTTTGATTTGATACATGTTTAGAGTACTCTTCCCTTTCTTGTTTCCTATCTTAAAAGGATACCAGTGTCATTTCATGTTGTAACGCCTCTGCGGAAGGATCATTGGAATTAGAAGGGTACAGAGTGGGAGAAAATCATCAAATAGATATGTCCCATTATTCATATATCTTGTTCGAGAAACTGACTTAATTTCCTTGTATCCTAATGTAACGCCCTACAGAGCTTCAAGGCATGTCCATTTGATGAAGTAGgcgtttattttctttttcttttttaaacgaGCTATTTGAATCCTTGATGAACTAGACACAGATCTGTACAATGCACGGAAAAACGGCATAAGAACACACCAAAAGAATGGAAAGCACTACTCATTATTGggacaaaattattaatttggttGCCGTTTTGGAACAAGACAGGTTAAAACTCTTCCTCTACTCTACTCTAGATTATCATTTGGAATTTGTTGCCCACAACATCCAATCTTACCTGCTTCCGTCCTATATCGAGAAAAGTTTCCTCATCaaa includes:
- the LOC121237304 gene encoding uncharacterized protein LOC121237304, with the protein product MASNRDRDDALAFTNPSSSSSPIIASDPHDSFLTDTPSLIGSFGSFQSEGLLSETISDAEFGFSRPDFGTSRLAGTVDFYQRHVFLCYKNPQVWPPRIEASEFDRLPRLLSAAVMARKADMKKETRLTICEGHDGTETSNGDVLIFPEMIRYRRLTHFDVDTFVEEVLVKDVEWLPGTPETLKGAYVFVCSHMSQDRRCGVCGPALVSRFKGEIELHGLQSTVSVSPCSHIGGHKYAGNIIIFRSNLNGEVTGHWYGYVTPEDVPALLEQHVVKGDIVDRLWRGQMGLSEEEQKKSQELRLQLNGEINVEQKTEELTQTHQSETLTAACRPQVEVLAGCQEKGKSNCCQNPVLEEKLDSLDANVGTAKATAQKKNSKKLNFRMNSGKGASTRKVCAMPTCFESWEREDTYAALAVVCAAASVAIAYSCYKQLR